ATTCCTGTTTTTCCAGAAATAGTTATCTCCCCTGAATCACACTTCTCTATGTTGTGAAGAATTTTCATAAGGGTTGATTTCCCTGCACCATTCTCCCCAACTATAGCGTGTATCTCTCCTTCTTCAACCTCTATATGCATCTTATCTAGAGCAAGGGTATTATTTACAGAGAAGTACTTAGAAATGTTATTCATTGTTATTATATTCATTATTTTTTTATGTTTTCTACTACTTTGCTCATTTTATCTTTAATATCCTGTGGTACGTATTTCTGATACAGTGGGTCATCTTGGATAAAATCTATGTAACCATCCCGTGCAGAAAATTGATCCGCATTACCAAAAATAAGATCTCCATTTATAAAGTCGGTTACTAATTTATATGTGAGCTGTTTTTGCTTGATCACAGTACTACCAAGAATTGTGCCAGGTGCCTTGTTATATCCATTGCTGTCAAAATGAATAATATATTTACCCATATCTTGTGCTTTGCTTATAACCCCTTGAGTTGCCCCTCCTGATATTGATAAAAAGACATCTACACCCTCATTTATCATAATTGAAGTAAGTTCTGAAGCCTTAGTAGCATCCCACCAGTTTCCAACCACTCTTAGATCCACTGTAATATCTTTATCAACATCAGCTAGACCTTTTTTAAAACCTGGGATTAGAACGTTGTCTAATACTGGGTAGTGGTAGGCTACTATTAATCCTACTTTTTTATCTGGATTTGCACCTTCTAGCTTACTTAGTGTTATTAACCCTGCTAAATATCCAGCCATATAGGCTTGATCAAACTGTTTATACTCTGCGGTATAGATATTTTTAGAACCTTCTATATTTCCATCTAGGCATAGAAACTTCTGGGTAGGAAAACTTTCAGAAACCTCTAACATGATTTGGGGCATTGAGGGGTTAGAGCTAACAATAAGATCATACATCCCTGTCGCTGAAATCTCTTTGATTTTTTCAGGCCAACTCGCAGCATCAAATCCACCCTCAATAGTTTTTACACCTAGTCCATGCTCCTCTGCTGCCTGCCTAACACCTGCATCTAAATCTTCATAAATTGGACTTCCTGCCATAACTCCTGGAATAAAAACTGCTATCTGTTTTATTCCACCCTCACTATCTGTTTTTGAAAAGATAGGAGTAACTAATAAAATCATTAAAATAATTGCTATTTTTTTCATAAAACCTCTTAAAATAATATATTGCTTTTACATTAGAAAGTCTATGATGTGGTTGAAATCCTTACCAACAAGTGGGATAATTGCGTATGATTTTAGCCGTAGATATTGGAACCACATTTTTAAAGGTTGGGATAATTGATTTTAATGGAAAAATCTCTTACTCAGAGAAGAGGGCAATTGACCTCTCTGTAGACAAAGATCTGCGGGAAGTTGACCCAACTAAATGGGTGAAGGGATTATCTAATCTTTTTCTTTCGATACCTGCAAATTTATTAGATAGTCTAACTGGTATAGTTATTAGTGGAAATGGGCCCACTTTTGTTCCTGTAGACAAAACAGGAAATTCTGCAGGTAAAGCACTTCTTTGGATCGATGATAGATCATTAACTGTTGCAGATGAGATTACAAGGCGTTTAGGCTCTCCAATCCCCCCAAACTTCTTTTTAAGTAAGGCTTTTTGGTTTAAAAAAGAGAGACCAACAGAGTATAAAAATACAATCTCATTTCTATCCTGTCCTGAGTATATCTCCTATCTGCTAACTGGCGAGAAATATACACTTCTACCCCAAGATGGCTTTATAGATCTATATTGGACAGATGATAAGATAGATAAGTTAGATCTTGACCAAAAAATGTTTCCAAAGTTTATTTCACCCTTTGAGGTTTATGGAACCCTTAGGGATAATCCTATAACCTCCGGGTTAAGAAAGGGCCTTCCTGTAATTTGTGGTGGACCAGATTTTATAATGTCGATTCTTGGAACTGGTTCAGTCTATGAGGGAGTCCTCTGTGATAGAACAGGCACTAGTGAGGGGCTTAACTTCTGTTGTTCGGATCCAACTAGGATAGAAGGGTTAAGAACTCTTCCCCATGTAATTCCAGGGCTTTATACAATTGCTGGTTTAATTCCTAACTCAGGTGAGTATCTACTAAATGATAGACTTGATTTATTAATTGATGAGTATAAAAATAGTATTAATCTAATGGTAAAGTCCGGTCTTAAAATAAAAGAGATTAGGGTTGTTGGTGGTCATGCAGGAATAGAGAGGCTAAATATTAAAAAAGCATCTCAATTTGATATTCCTTTAAAAGTATATCCTGAGGGGTCTGACCTTGTAGGAAATGGGGTTTTAGGAAGTTTGGTTTTAGGGGTTTATCCCTCAATAGGTGAGGCTTGTTCTAGAATGGTTAAGGAGAAAGTCTGTTACAACTAATAAAAAAATATTTACTTCTTATTATCGTTTTATTTACCTCTTGTACATCTACTCCTCCCCCTTTAAATATTTCAAAAACATCTATTTTTGAGTATTTTAAAAGTGACAAAATTGAGGATTGGAAAATTGGGCTGGCTGAATTAGAGAGTAGCCCTGATAAGAAGTACTTTTTATCTCTTATAGACCTATATTTTGATGACTCTTATAGGGGCATTAGATTAGAAGTTAAGGGTCTACTAACCTTATATATAGGTAGTTTTGATATAGATTATATGGAACTTATAAGTAGAGTTGATTCTATAAAGAGTGTAGAGTTATTAACTGACCTAGTTGTAGGTTTAGATGATACTGAAGTAAATTTATACTCAGTTGGACTATTTAATAATAACTCCCAATATAGGGACCTATTTCTTCAGATGTTAGGTTCAGATATTTTAAAATATACTAATGTTGTAGAGTTATTTGACACTTTAAATAAGGAAGAGAAGTTAGGTCTTATTTTCGCTGTAGGGTTTATGAGTAATCCAAGTATAAATAACTGGTTAGTATCTGCTCTTTATAACAAGGATGATGATATCTCATCTTCTGCGGTGTTTGCACTATCAAAACGGGGAAGTTCTGGTTATAGGCTTTTAGCGGAGAACCTCATTGATCTTTCAGATAGGATAAAGATGATTTCTTTAGACCTTTTAACCTATAATAAGGTTTATGCAGTTTATGATAAATTCCCTGAACTTCTTACTACAAAAAACGATTTAATTGCTAAGAAAATTTTCAATGTCTATAGATCTTTAGGAGAAAGAGCAGAACTTTATATATTAAATAGCTTAAAATTAGCCCACAAAGATTATCTTTTACAACTATTGGAGATTCTTGATGATTTAGAAAATAAGGATTATTTAGGTAATATCTACTATCTTATAGATAACCCTCTAGTTCAAGGCAAAATAATTGAATTATATTTTAACAATGAGTCCGTGTATCTACTTAGAAAGATACTCTTATCCCAAGAAATAGAGGTGGTAGATATGGTAATTGACTACGCTATAAAAAATAATTCAGTCCTACTTTTTGCAAATAAACAGATTAGTGATTTAGTGCTTTCAAATTTTCTATCTCATTACCAGACAAGTAGTGTTATAGGGTATTTTGAGAGTATCGGAATCGATAATAACTATATTGATGATTACCAGAGTTTAGAGACTATATATAGGGCTATTGCTGTTTTAAAGGATGTTGAAGGAAAGAATGGAGAGGTCGATTATATCTCTAAGTACTTTGAGTTTGAACAGAGTCAGGTAATTGCTCAACAGGAACTCTCTATTTTTTATAATGGAATGAAGAGTTGGCTAAAGAGTGGAAATATAGAAGACTTAGATCGCTCTTTAGCAATAAAGAGTGCAAAAAATGCTAGTTCTGGAAGTATTGAGGATGAAAAGAGGTCTTTTGTAGACGCTTTAACAGAGGATGAGAGGTCTATTTTACTAAGTTACGAAAAATCAAAAAAAGATATATCTAGAAATTATAGAACGCTAAGCTTTAGATTAAAGTATTTTGCCCAGAAGATTATAAACGAGAGTGGTTACCAGCATTTAATAGAATAAAAAAGCAAAAAAAACGTAATCTAAAGACTTCTAAGAAGTACAATAAGATTACGTTTATTCGAGAACAACGGGGATCGAACCCGTGATCTTCGGCTTGACAGGCCGACGCGATAACCATCTTCGCTATGCTCCCAATTTGTTATTAGCGCTAATTTATCTTAAAAGATAAAAAAGAGTACGAGAACAACGGGGATCGAACCCGTGATCTTCGGCTTGACAGGCCGACGCGATAACCAGCTTCGCTATGCTCCCAATTAACAACCTAAGTATACCCCGGAGCCGATTCGAACGGCCGGCCTATCGCTTAGGAGGCGATTGCTCTATCCCCTGAGCTACCGGGGCGCTAACAACGAAGATGATATTAAAACGACTATCAAAAAGAGTCAACACCTAAGGCATAAAAAAAAAGAACTATTTATTGTAAAACCTTTTAACTCTGTGAATATTAGTTAGAATTTCATAGCTTATAGTCCCAACTTCTTCTGCTAAGCTTTCTGCATTAGGTTGATCTTTCTCTTTTCCAATTAGAGTAACCTCATCATAGAGTTTTACCTTATCATCAACTTTAACCATCATTTGATCCATGCAAATATTACCAACAATAGGGTATAGATTCCCATTTATATATACGGTTCCAACATTAGACAGAGCCCTAAAATATCCATCAGCATATCCAACTGGAAGTGTAGCTATAATACTCTCCTCTTCTGTAATATATGTTCTTCCATAGGATATTGATGTTCCTTTTTTAACTTTTTTTAACTCTACAATTTGTGTTTTGAACTCTAAAACAGGCTCAAAATTTAGGGTTAGCCTGTCTGTAGGCGGGTATCCGTATAAATTAATTCCGCTTCTTACAAGGTTAAATATGGATTCTGAGTTGTTAATTATTGCTCCTGAATTTGCAGCATGGAAATATTTAGGTGATATGTTAGACCCTTTTAACTGGTTTATTACCCCTTTAAATCTATCCAATTGAATATTTGTATAGTCCTGATTCTTTAGTTCTGAGGTTGAAAAATGTGTACAAAGCCCTTTAAACTTTAGATATTTTGAGTTAAAAATCCTCTTTCCCAGGTCTAGAGCATCCTCTGGAGGGCAACCAATTCTTCCCATTCCTGTATCTACTTTCAGATGGATGTTTAGATTCTTTTTCTGATTTTCACACTGCTTTTCAAATAAAACTATGTGTTCTTTTGTACTTATTATAGGCTCTAAACCCAACCTAACGATATCCTTTATCTCTGTAGGAGTAGGTAGGGAGAAGAGTATTATTGGTCTTTTAATTCCATTTTCTATAAGTTCCAAGGCCTCGTAGATAGTAGCTACTCCAAAAAAATCACAACCAAAATCTTCTAGGCTTTTAGATACTTCAATAGCCCCGTGGCCATAGGCATCAGCCTTAACTGCAGCACAAACCGCAACGTTATTACACTGCTTTTTTATTGCTATGAAGTTATTTTTTAGATTCTCTAAATGTATTATAACCTTTGTGCTTCTCATAGATTTCTCCTATAAATATTGTTATTTTCTGGAAATTATTAATATTAGTATTAAACTATTAATATGTTAAAGAATAAATACGGTTTATATTTAATATTATTAAGGATTTTTCTCATCTCAGTGTTGGTTCAATTTATAATAGTTATTCTTCTTTTACAATTTTGAGTTATTAAGGCATAATGTATAAACTGAGTATGGAAGGTATTAATTTATGAGTGATGAGATCCAGTTTATGGATGAAGATGAAGACATTGATGATATCACAGAGCAACATGAGAACTGGAAAGTATTAATCGTAGACGATGAAAAAGAGATCCATATGGTTACAACTCATGTTCTTAAAGAGTTTCATTTTAAGGATAGAGGTATAGACTTTTTTCACGCTTATAGTGGGGAAGAGGCAAAAGAAGTTTTAAAGGAAAATCAGGATATTGCACTTATTTTCCTTGATGTTGTAATGGAAACAGATGATGCTGGGTTTAAATTAATAGAATGGGTAAGGAACTTTTTAGAGAATAAGTTTATTAGAATAGTTTTAAGAACTGGTCAGCCAGGGTTGGCACCAGAGAAGGAAGTTATTTTAAACTACGATATTGATGATTATAGGGCTAAAACAGAGCTTACAGCTGTAAGATTGTTTACAACCACAGTTGCCTCTTTAAGAGCCTACGCTATTATGATGGATCAAGAAGAGAACAGAAGGACTCTTGAAGCCCTTGTTAAAACTTCTTGGAGTATTGGCTCTTCTAGAACTGCAGATAATTTTTTAAAGGGTTTAATGCCACAAATTAGCTCCTTTATGTCTTTAGGGGAGAACTCCTTTCTCTCTGAGGTGGAGAGAGTTGGGGATAAAAATGTTTTAAAAGCTGTTATGGGGACTGGGCGTTTTAAAAAAATAACCGGTGATGTCGCTGAATATTTAACAAGTCATGAACATGAGATTGTAGATAAGGCACTTTTTGATGGGCATCATGTTTTTGAAGATCAGGTAGTTGTTGGTGTTGTCCTACACAGTGACCCACAAAATAGTAGACTACTTTTTATAGAGAGTCATGAGAAGATAAAGAGTTTAGACCTCTCTGTTTTGAAAATATTTTTATCAAGTCTAGACTCTGCATATGATAATATAAAACTCTCATATGAGGTTGAAATTGCCCATATAGACCAGATAAATATGCAAAAATCTCTTTTAGATAGGCTAAATAATGTTATATCAATTAGATCAAAGGAGACTGCAGGCCATGTAAGGCGTGTTGCAGAGTGTTCTGTTTTACTTGCTAAATACTATGGTTGCAGTAAAGATTATATTGAGATTTTTAAAACCGCATCTCCAATGCATGATATTGGGAAAATTGGTGTCCCAGACTCAATACTATTAAAGCCTGGAAAGCTTACCTTGCAAGAGAGAGCAATAATTAATACCCATGCCCAACTAGGACGAGATATGTTTGAAGGGGATGAATCTGCTTTAATAAAAATGATACGGGATGTTGCAGGAACACATCATGAAAGGTGGGATGGGAAGGGATACCCTGATGGATTAAAGGGGGAAGATATTCCCCTCGCTGGTAGAATAACATCAATATGCGATGTTTTTGATGCTCTTTTATCCGAGAGACCATATAAAGAGGCACTACCCCTGGATTATGTAGTTGATATCCTGAAAAAGGGTAGAGGTAGTCACTTTGATCCTAACCTTTTAGATCTATTTATGGATCATTTAGATGAAATGAGTGAAATATTTAGAACCTATAAATAATTTAACAAAATTCTAACAATTTGATTTTATAATATCAGATACAAAAGTTTGAGGGGCTATTAGTGGCACACGAGAAGATTTTAATAATTGAAGATGAAAAAGATATTTTAGAACTTATTGCATTTAACCTAGAGTGTACTGGGTATACTGTATATAAAGCATCAAACGGTGAAGATGGAATTGAAATAG
Above is a genomic segment from Thiospirochaeta perfilievii containing:
- a CDS encoding BMP family ABC transporter substrate-binding protein, with protein sequence MKKIAIILMILLVTPIFSKTDSEGGIKQIAVFIPGVMAGSPIYEDLDAGVRQAAEEHGLGVKTIEGGFDAASWPEKIKEISATGMYDLIVSSNPSMPQIMLEVSESFPTQKFLCLDGNIEGSKNIYTAEYKQFDQAYMAGYLAGLITLSKLEGANPDKKVGLIVAYHYPVLDNVLIPGFKKGLADVDKDITVDLRVVGNWWDATKASELTSIMINEGVDVFLSISGGATQGVISKAQDMGKYIIHFDSNGYNKAPGTILGSTVIKQKQLTYKLVTDFINGDLIFGNADQFSARDGYIDFIQDDPLYQKYVPQDIKDKMSKVVENIKK
- a CDS encoding FGGY family carbohydrate kinase, giving the protein MILAVDIGTTFLKVGIIDFNGKISYSEKRAIDLSVDKDLREVDPTKWVKGLSNLFLSIPANLLDSLTGIVISGNGPTFVPVDKTGNSAGKALLWIDDRSLTVADEITRRLGSPIPPNFFLSKAFWFKKERPTEYKNTISFLSCPEYISYLLTGEKYTLLPQDGFIDLYWTDDKIDKLDLDQKMFPKFISPFEVYGTLRDNPITSGLRKGLPVICGGPDFIMSILGTGSVYEGVLCDRTGTSEGLNFCCSDPTRIEGLRTLPHVIPGLYTIAGLIPNSGEYLLNDRLDLLIDEYKNSINLMVKSGLKIKEIRVVGGHAGIERLNIKKASQFDIPLKVYPEGSDLVGNGVLGSLVLGVYPSIGEACSRMVKEKVCYN
- the alr gene encoding alanine racemase produces the protein MRSTKVIIHLENLKNNFIAIKKQCNNVAVCAAVKADAYGHGAIEVSKSLEDFGCDFFGVATIYEALELIENGIKRPIILFSLPTPTEIKDIVRLGLEPIISTKEHIVLFEKQCENQKKNLNIHLKVDTGMGRIGCPPEDALDLGKRIFNSKYLKFKGLCTHFSTSELKNQDYTNIQLDRFKGVINQLKGSNISPKYFHAANSGAIINNSESIFNLVRSGINLYGYPPTDRLTLNFEPVLEFKTQIVELKKVKKGTSISYGRTYITEEESIIATLPVGYADGYFRALSNVGTVYINGNLYPIVGNICMDQMMVKVDDKVKLYDEVTLIGKEKDQPNAESLAEEVGTISYEILTNIHRVKRFYNK
- a CDS encoding HD domain-containing phosphohydrolase encodes the protein MSDEIQFMDEDEDIDDITEQHENWKVLIVDDEKEIHMVTTHVLKEFHFKDRGIDFFHAYSGEEAKEVLKENQDIALIFLDVVMETDDAGFKLIEWVRNFLENKFIRIVLRTGQPGLAPEKEVILNYDIDDYRAKTELTAVRLFTTTVASLRAYAIMMDQEENRRTLEALVKTSWSIGSSRTADNFLKGLMPQISSFMSLGENSFLSEVERVGDKNVLKAVMGTGRFKKITGDVAEYLTSHEHEIVDKALFDGHHVFEDQVVVGVVLHSDPQNSRLLFIESHEKIKSLDLSVLKIFLSSLDSAYDNIKLSYEVEIAHIDQINMQKSLLDRLNNVISIRSKETAGHVRRVAECSVLLAKYYGCSKDYIEIFKTASPMHDIGKIGVPDSILLKPGKLTLQERAIINTHAQLGRDMFEGDESALIKMIRDVAGTHHERWDGKGYPDGLKGEDIPLAGRITSICDVFDALLSERPYKEALPLDYVVDILKKGRGSHFDPNLLDLFMDHLDEMSEIFRTYK